The Neodiprion pinetum isolate iyNeoPine1 chromosome 5, iyNeoPine1.2, whole genome shotgun sequence genome segment ACAGTCAACAGTGACAGTTAACATCGGCGTCTTTCCTAGAACTATATCTAGTCTGTTAACGTCGCATTTGCACTGCCACGAGTCGCCTTTTGGACAATCAGGTTGCAGCTGAGAAACGTTTGgaaaatgatcaaattatAACCGAGCTCtctgaattttggaaaacagTACAGGAGTCAGTTTTCTTTTAGCTACCACTCACCGAATTAATGTAACGCAATTGACTGAGCCACAAATGTTCCGTTGTGTTGAACCAGTGCCAAGTTTTGTTGGTCGAACAGACTGTTTCAGGTTCTCTGTTAAATTTGATCTGTTTTTGCACAGTTTTATTAATATACTCGTAGATATTCTGACACCAGATTGTGTCGGTACCtgtaaattaattacattattgtttgtttttatttttcagatattGCCTGCACCATTTTCTCGTCATGCATTTCTAGCATCGATGCAAAATGATCGTTAGCTACTGTCGACTTGCCTGCGATATCCAGCCAGAATACCCGATCCTTGATGCTGTTCAAATTTGGTAAGTCAAGTAATTTGTTATTGGACAAGTCCAAAGTCGTGAGCTGATTAAGACGATTTAAACTGTTGTCCGCAATGTCGACCAGACCATTATTGGATAAGTTCAAACAAACCAGCGGCGTCATCATCATGAATTGTTCCTTGACGTGTTTTACGCTTCCGTCAGTGATGGCCAGTGATTTTAAGGACCTCCATCTTTTGTCATCGGCAAAAATAGTATCGATGGTCGCATTTCTAATATGAATATGGGTAACGGTGTTGTTTGTTCCTGAAAAATTTAGGAAACGGTATatgtgaaaagaaattcaGCCAAAACTTAATTCTTACCAGTAAAAAACGAGCAAGGTACTTTATGCAATTTGACAAGTATTACCTGTACAAGAAAGTCCTTGCTCAAGGGTAGCGTTGTTTACGTTGCAGCAGAGAATTGCATTGTGCTCCGGGTTGTCGTTTACGTCAGAAATCCGCTTACAGTGACAATCTTTCGCTTCCGGACAGTCTGAAGCAGGTCTATAAAAGCATTGATCATAAAAGGCGCCCGATGCTCCCGAGCTGTTTGCTGCCAGCGACTGATCCTCCTCGGTTCTAGCGTTAGCCAAACCAGCGTACAAACAAACTGTCACTACCAGCCACTGCATctgtaaagaaagaaagagatatAAATAGAGAAAGTAGAGAAAGTTGACACTGTAGTAATTTGCAGACACGGCTAACTTCGGTAAATTAATTACGTCGACTTTTATCACCTCGGCAAACAATAGCTTTCTTGTTTACACTGGAGGAGTGGCTAGTGTGAATAGGGGGTGTTACGATTAAGCAGTGAGCTTCTCGTCTTTCAATCCAAATCAATTATTAATCCTCAATTAATTCCGATCTTATACATGGGTATATAAGATTAGAGTTTCTGATGCCACAATCTTATGCATTATACATTACGCATGTACGGATCGTAGTAAATCTGCTGCATTGTACCGCGTTGTGCTAGCTAATGAATATGCATTACGTTTCACTGAGATGCTTTATCTGGAACATTCTCGACCTTCGAGGGCTACTGGAGTCTATTGCatgaatatttcgaaataattttgacGAATTCTtatctttgaaatatatttgaatagaATTTTACTCGCTCGACGTAAAGACAACAAAGGCAAATCAAGAAAGTTGATATAagtgattatttttatgagcaatttgagtttaTTTAAGCCGATTGTTTCTCGTATCAGAGTTTATGGATACACGATCAAAATTATAGTTTTAACGTTACATATAGACTGGTTGTTGAAGtagaaactttattttattataccgcACTAAATTTATTTGTCGATTAATTTACATTTCTTACTTTTCAGTGCACTAAAAATGATTAGCGTCGGAGTGAATCAGAAGACGATAAATGATCATAATTACACCGCAAACTACCGGAGATTCTGTATGTGCGTCTGGTTTCGTACAGCACTTCTCTTCGATTGCGGTTTCTCTACGGGACAACGAAAATACATCTACGCTGTGAGTATGatatttgcattattttttaGGTATATACTAAAAGATAATAATGAGATTAATTTATTGCCATTCACTTTCCGAATATGTATAATCTATATTTGAAAGTCGCTCGTGCGTTGAGATTTAATTGGTTCGTTCGAGGCTGTTAGCTTTTGACTTTTCCAATCTGACGCATGGATCGCTCGACTCTTCCTGTATATGCATACTCACAAGTGTAGGATTAAGTCAGGACTTTATCTAAAGACTTTGAAGACTTGTAAATACTCTAAAAATACGAACCCGTTGCTTCAAATAACTCGTGTCATCGTTGACTGTGTGTgtgcaaaatgtgtacgtaaAGCACAGTAGCATGTAAATCTTTTAAGAACTCAATTTATCATTATAACGTATTATGTAAACGTACAGCAATTTTCTTGAATGTGTACCTCTACGTAGATAtacataaaatatgtataacattTCACGTAATTGTGAAAATTGCTTAAATCTGGCACA includes the following:
- the hfw gene encoding protein halfway isoform X2; this encodes MQWLVVTVCLYAGLANARTEEDQSLAANSSGASGAFYDQCFYRPASDCPEAKDCHCKRISDVNDNPEHNAILCCNVNNATLEQGLSCTGTNNTVTHIHIRNATIDTIFADDKRWRSLKSLAITDGSVKHVKEQFMMMTPLVCLNLSNNGLVDIADNSLNRLNQLTTLDLSNNKLLDLPNLNSIKDRVFWLDIAGTDTIWCQNIYEYINKTVQKQIKFNREPETVCSTNKTWHWFNTTEHLWLSQLRYINSLQPDCPKGDSWQCKCDVNRLDIVLGKTPMLTVTVDCSSIQLSELPQKLPRNTTSLNVSDNNITVLDDLSNNPYYEDIRVFLADNNKISSINKLEGSKFLDNYDMLSLRFNKIKTLPGYILAPYTHGKTFSSNRHVMLGGNKLHCDCNTAKSVKVWLQTRIMDYDEVLCENVREKVIDLEQARMCVYPGDWTDYIYYIIALEIILLFSLVAKVSYDYWVFKTAGYLPWPANKMPKLPCDWLCET
- the hfw gene encoding protein halfway isoform X1, translating into MKHIYIKNSYASNMQWLVVTVCLYAGLANARTEEDQSLAANSSGASGAFYDQCFYRPASDCPEAKDCHCKRISDVNDNPEHNAILCCNVNNATLEQGLSCTGTNNTVTHIHIRNATIDTIFADDKRWRSLKSLAITDGSVKHVKEQFMMMTPLVCLNLSNNGLVDIADNSLNRLNQLTTLDLSNNKLLDLPNLNSIKDRVFWLDIAGTDTIWCQNIYEYINKTVQKQIKFNREPETVCSTNKTWHWFNTTEHLWLSQLRYINSLQPDCPKGDSWQCKCDVNRLDIVLGKTPMLTVTVDCSSIQLSELPQKLPRNTTSLNVSDNNITVLDDLSNNPYYEDIRVFLADNNKISSINKLEGSKFLDNYDMLSLRFNKIKTLPGYILAPYTHGKTFSSNRHVMLGGNKLHCDCNTAKSVKVWLQTRIMDYDEVLCENVREKVIDLEQARMCVYPGDWTDYIYYIIALEIILLFSLVAKVSYDYWVFKTAGYLPWPANKMPKLPCDWLCET
- the LOC124218974 gene encoding uncharacterized protein isoform X1 yields the protein MIVSYCRLACDIQPEYPILDAVQICALKMISVGVNQKTINDHNYTANYRRFCMCVWFRTALLFDCGFSTGQRKYIYAACYVNPRGRHDSLGPTTMPREIPRILIHAVSAGGKRLQSKLIAGLWRFRTCHCWRSWR
- the LOC124218974 gene encoding uncharacterized protein isoform X2, translating into MIVSYCRLACDIQPEYPILDAVQICALKMISVGVNQKTINDHNYTANYRRFCMCVWFRTALLFDCGFSTGQRKYIYAACYVNPRGRHDSLGPTTMPREIPRILIHAVSAGGK